A genome region from Stenotrophomonas bentonitica includes the following:
- a CDS encoding DUF5906 domain-containing protein, producing MSKINVSNNAGVSTPAPTVAKQVKPKAGQPKIKKINSANIIPSNTPAWNWLNYLNSGKCGDWAKANGLAYKWNGVFWDTVSLSEGTALASQFLFNHMPDKATNAASMDCFKFAVNSLEPLPERDGSTFVIAAKNGYLHVGKDGAISVLPADKKLGLTFGVNATVSTSYNKRHTPQAVPANSLFGRFLASALPDLDIRALVQEQCALTLIPGPHQLVWWWVGTGGNGKGVMSSIVRGFHHRTAQIWLDKCGEPQALASCINSSLIFTPEVKRGARGIDQEAFKALSGGDLLTAKFLYRDMIEFVNTSCHIVSSNDEPMITDATDGMYRRLCVVKWNQRHGTYVKIPNLAERILKEEAHIVLDWLLEGVSRIVKRGGFLPENEWPEATQMFKKSIRNKNDCVGAWREEVGIVPDAQTLTPKKDVYKSYVQFCDGDGRYVLNESQFWTRFWAMPGFERPQSARGDTQRIAGVQVNCVRARIPAEISWELPTGEIIVQRSIKSATPTVEPKAADNEPMLITLPDKDFSDDQWSF from the coding sequence ATGTCTAAAATCAATGTATCAAATAATGCAGGTGTGTCAACCCCTGCGCCCACGGTTGCGAAACAAGTCAAACCCAAAGCTGGCCAACCGAAAATCAAGAAAATCAACAGCGCGAACATCATCCCATCAAATACACCCGCGTGGAATTGGTTGAATTATTTGAACAGTGGGAAGTGTGGCGATTGGGCGAAGGCCAATGGGCTGGCGTACAAATGGAACGGCGTGTTTTGGGATACGGTATCGCTGTCCGAAGGCACCGCGTTGGCATCCCAGTTCCTGTTCAATCATATGCCAGACAAGGCCACCAACGCCGCGTCCATGGACTGCTTCAAATTTGCCGTCAATTCGCTTGAGCCACTTCCTGAGCGGGACGGATCCACCTTTGTCATCGCTGCAAAGAACGGTTACCTGCACGTTGGCAAAGACGGTGCGATTTCAGTTCTCCCCGCCGACAAAAAGCTCGGGCTCACGTTCGGCGTAAACGCCACTGTCAGTACGTCTTACAACAAGCGCCACACACCTCAAGCGGTTCCCGCCAACTCGCTGTTTGGGCGCTTCCTTGCCAGCGCATTGCCTGATTTGGATATTCGCGCCCTGGTGCAAGAGCAGTGCGCCTTGACTCTGATCCCCGGTCCTCATCAGCTGGTCTGGTGGTGGGTGGGCACCGGAGGCAACGGCAAGGGCGTGATGTCGTCCATTGTTCGCGGCTTTCACCACCGCACGGCGCAAATTTGGCTGGATAAGTGTGGCGAGCCGCAAGCGTTGGCAAGCTGCATCAATTCAAGTCTGATTTTCACTCCCGAAGTGAAAAGGGGCGCACGCGGTATCGATCAAGAGGCATTTAAAGCGCTCAGCGGCGGCGATTTGCTGACAGCCAAATTCTTGTATCGAGACATGATTGAGTTCGTTAATACATCGTGCCACATCGTCAGTTCCAACGACGAACCCATGATTACCGACGCAACCGACGGCATGTATCGCCGCTTGTGTGTGGTGAAGTGGAACCAACGCCACGGCACGTACGTCAAGATCCCCAACCTTGCCGAACGCATTCTGAAAGAAGAAGCGCACATTGTTCTCGACTGGCTTTTGGAAGGGGTCAGTCGAATTGTCAAACGCGGTGGCTTTTTGCCAGAAAACGAATGGCCCGAAGCTACACAGATGTTCAAGAAATCCATTCGCAATAAGAACGATTGCGTGGGCGCGTGGCGTGAAGAGGTGGGAATTGTTCCCGACGCCCAAACCCTGACACCAAAGAAGGATGTGTACAAGTCGTACGTCCAGTTCTGCGATGGGGATGGGCGCTACGTGCTCAATGAATCCCAATTTTGGACGCGCTTTTGGGCCATGCCGGGGTTTGAACGCCCACAGTCAGCGCGGGGCGACACACAGCGTATTGCGGGGGTCCAGGTCAATTGTGTGCGCGCACGCATTCCTGCGGAAATTTCTTGGGAACTTCCCACGGGTGAAATCATTGTCCAACGGTCAATCAAGAGCGCGACACCAACTGTTGAACCAAAGGCTGCTGACAACGAACCGATGCTGATTACGCTGCCCGACAAGGACTTTTCTGATGACCAGTGGAGCTTTTAA
- a CDS encoding integrase family protein, which produces MSKQRYKLSDRQLRALTINERPALDANGKTVIEANPDPKPYRFVDDTQGAPTGFGVYVGTSGNSFEVRKRVGERVVRVSLGSVDDMSIVQAHEKARLEIAYIVQSGGESPRRRDAQERRTTSAKHITVRACMERYIERLDAQVEAGKRKANSTKAVQNSLARLARNEVGLADIQVRDLTHDQIVKAWNALRTSAMLKSNRIPAEVKPLLAAKDKWWSLPMDEYAAMGLSGKYIQRAKAAGIEAVEHTFADLNRAIDIVLRQERLDAHREGREVAIQFNPVESLFDLELWRGAKEKREHYRKAQVRNPLGKEDGTLSTVLKTLVFRRNLQNKHNAVAVDYLLLTLLWGARRNEATQLQWYDKVSKDDLANERVSWVWLAPNAGDINPSTKRPGSQVFFHDTKNGEVRFLPVAYFAEKILIQRLNDAKDAEAQLPSEMDRAKRAVEEVKKTTSDYMTIAKAQREVYRVEQKADRMKWVFPARSTRSKEGHYSDSKSIIRNVRVDAGMLDLRQEIDIGLTPHDLRRTLGRFAEALMSGRIVSDMLNHKVNNGSANVTDLYNEQEWGALREAFSKVEEVMISTSPRVWNVLKGADKPFLDELNDKMPVIHSGLRPVKSGEEE; this is translated from the coding sequence ATGAGCAAGCAGCGATACAAATTGAGTGATCGGCAGTTGCGTGCGTTGACCATCAATGAGCGTCCGGCATTGGACGCCAACGGCAAGACCGTCATTGAAGCCAACCCCGATCCTAAGCCCTACCGCTTTGTGGACGACACCCAAGGAGCGCCCACCGGGTTTGGTGTGTACGTTGGCACCAGCGGCAATTCATTTGAGGTGCGCAAGCGGGTGGGGGAGCGTGTTGTACGCGTGTCACTGGGGTCCGTGGACGACATGTCGATTGTCCAGGCGCATGAAAAGGCCCGATTGGAAATTGCGTACATCGTTCAGTCGGGTGGAGAAAGCCCCCGGCGCAGGGACGCACAAGAGCGCAGAACGACGAGCGCAAAGCACATTACGGTGCGGGCGTGTATGGAGCGCTATATCGAACGACTGGACGCCCAAGTTGAGGCGGGCAAACGCAAAGCCAACAGCACAAAGGCCGTGCAAAACAGCTTGGCGCGACTGGCGCGCAATGAGGTGGGGCTTGCGGACATCCAAGTCAGGGATCTGACCCACGATCAAATTGTGAAGGCGTGGAACGCCTTGCGCACGTCGGCAATGCTCAAATCCAACCGGATCCCCGCAGAGGTCAAGCCTCTGTTGGCCGCAAAGGACAAATGGTGGTCGTTGCCAATGGACGAGTACGCGGCCATGGGCTTGTCGGGCAAGTACATTCAACGGGCAAAAGCAGCTGGAATTGAGGCCGTTGAACACACTTTTGCCGATTTGAACCGGGCCATTGATATTGTGTTGCGCCAAGAACGACTGGACGCGCACAGGGAAGGACGTGAGGTCGCAATTCAGTTCAACCCCGTCGAGTCTCTTTTTGATTTGGAATTGTGGCGCGGGGCAAAAGAGAAGCGCGAACACTACCGCAAAGCCCAGGTGCGCAATCCGCTGGGCAAAGAGGACGGCACACTGTCCACGGTGCTAAAGACGTTGGTGTTCCGCCGGAATTTGCAGAACAAACACAACGCCGTTGCCGTGGACTATCTGCTATTGACGTTGCTGTGGGGCGCACGACGCAACGAGGCCACGCAATTGCAGTGGTACGACAAGGTGTCCAAAGACGACCTCGCCAACGAGCGCGTGTCGTGGGTGTGGCTTGCGCCCAACGCTGGTGATATCAATCCCAGCACCAAGCGTCCAGGCTCACAAGTGTTCTTTCACGACACAAAAAATGGTGAAGTCCGTTTTTTGCCGGTTGCCTACTTTGCAGAAAAAATCCTCATCCAACGCTTGAATGATGCCAAGGACGCCGAAGCGCAATTGCCCAGTGAAATGGACCGGGCCAAGCGTGCGGTGGAAGAGGTTAAAAAGACCACATCCGATTACATGACAATTGCCAAAGCGCAGCGTGAGGTGTATCGGGTTGAGCAAAAGGCCGATCGCATGAAATGGGTGTTCCCAGCCCGCTCCACGCGTTCAAAGGAAGGTCACTACAGCGACAGCAAATCCATTATCAGAAATGTGCGTGTGGACGCGGGCATGTTGGATTTGCGTCAGGAGATTGACATTGGCTTGACGCCACACGATTTGCGCCGAACCTTGGGGCGATTTGCCGAAGCTCTTATGTCCGGCCGAATTGTCTCCGACATGCTCAATCACAAAGTCAACAATGGGTCAGCCAATGTCACGGACCTGTACAATGAGCAGGAGTGGGGGGCGTTGCGGGAGGCTTTTTCCAAAGTGGAAGAAGTGATGATTTCGACCAGTCCCCGTGTCTGGAATGTTTTGAAGGGCGCAGATAAGCCGTTCTTGGATGAGTTGAATGACAAGATGCCTGTCATTCATTCGGGCCTGAGGCCCGTGAAAAGCGGCGAGGAAGAGTGA
- a CDS encoding zincin-like metallopeptidase domain-containing protein has translation MSAANELKQDIAERFYDQLRERRSILDYGFNENEKPLPVIGGWPIGASGYPFKDFNALQLMTVALDRGFTSPIYMKSEQIKKNGYYIAKGESKATKIESTYKQEDGEIKSVMSVCFNGDQIKNLPLTQPTFAWHEKAESRDTFLDELIAKTGAKISFDPMNAPYYERSTDTLYMRPQSEYTSKHPGGKSAYYHDLMFVLTDWATHPSRYQGVQPGEQGSEQDSQYRLGRQLALLQIASRLGMTYEPDDSGWTQNYIDSRPNWQELLRASKAAEAILKTIGVPEIQHEPVRSKVWKQETSQAFQPTVKPAEQEQAQPDPVQSFVDDKIQVIHVADKPSKEVGKAVKNAAAKKLNGAAKKEQTLTM, from the coding sequence ATGAGCGCAGCAAACGAATTGAAGCAGGACATTGCGGAGCGGTTTTACGACCAACTTAGAGAGCGCCGGTCCATCTTGGACTACGGCTTTAATGAGAACGAGAAGCCACTGCCCGTCATAGGCGGTTGGCCGATTGGGGCAAGTGGTTACCCATTCAAAGACTTCAATGCACTGCAACTGATGACCGTTGCGCTCGATCGTGGATTCACCAGTCCTATCTACATGAAGTCTGAGCAGATCAAAAAAAATGGCTACTACATCGCCAAAGGCGAAAGCAAAGCCACAAAGATTGAAAGCACCTACAAGCAGGAGGACGGTGAAATCAAGTCTGTGATGTCTGTGTGCTTCAACGGCGATCAAATCAAAAATTTGCCGCTAACCCAGCCAACGTTCGCCTGGCACGAAAAGGCCGAAAGCCGCGACACATTCTTGGACGAACTGATTGCCAAGACTGGCGCCAAAATCTCGTTCGATCCGATGAACGCACCGTATTACGAGCGTTCGACAGACACGTTGTACATGCGCCCTCAGTCGGAATACACCTCCAAGCATCCGGGCGGAAAGAGCGCGTACTACCACGATCTGATGTTCGTTCTGACCGATTGGGCCACGCACCCCAGCCGCTACCAGGGAGTTCAACCGGGTGAGCAGGGCAGCGAGCAAGACAGCCAGTACCGCTTAGGGCGCCAACTGGCGCTGTTGCAGATCGCCAGCCGTTTGGGCATGACCTACGAACCCGACGACAGCGGTTGGACACAAAACTACATTGACAGCCGGCCCAACTGGCAAGAGTTGCTTCGCGCAAGCAAAGCTGCAGAAGCCATTTTGAAGACCATTGGCGTTCCCGAAATCCAACACGAACCTGTGCGCTCCAAAGTCTGGAAGCAAGAGACATCACAGGCGTTCCAGCCCACCGTAAAGCCCGCCGAGCAAGAGCAAGCTCAACCCGATCCTGTGCAGTCGTTTGTGGACGACAAGATTCAGGTGATCCACGTGGCCGACAAGCCCAGCAAAGAAGTGGGTAAGGCCGTCAAAAATGCAGCGGCTAAAAAACTCAATGGAGCGGCGAAGAAAGAGCAAACACTGACAATGTGA
- a CDS encoding ankyrin repeat domain-containing protein, with protein MTKSPLLQLYEKQGETMDNLSLQDVRVLAKHSHHHLITHTDENGRTALHWAVINKRFDVADALLALGANPLVKDKFGKTPMGYTNPMVLSERDWRIRTSVVVQFWKKNAPRAQELQQSFALSISHNQTIHALVRAQAIQMRMQ; from the coding sequence TTGACAAAATCTCCCCTTTTGCAATTGTATGAAAAACAAGGGGAAACTATGGACAACTTATCGCTTCAAGATGTACGTGTGCTTGCCAAGCATTCACACCACCACCTCATCACGCATACAGACGAGAACGGACGAACGGCGTTGCATTGGGCTGTCATTAACAAACGCTTCGATGTCGCCGACGCTTTACTTGCCCTGGGTGCCAACCCACTGGTCAAAGACAAGTTCGGCAAGACCCCGATGGGGTACACGAACCCTATGGTGTTGTCCGAACGAGACTGGCGGATTAGAACAAGCGTCGTTGTTCAGTTCTGGAAAAAGAACGCCCCGCGTGCGCAGGAGCTGCAGCAGTCGTTCGCGTTAAGTATTAGCCACAACCAGACCATTCATGCATTGGTCCGCGCACAAGCAATTCAAATGCGCATGCAATGA
- a CDS encoding ankyrin repeat domain-containing protein: MDKKFNKHETQKFINAILAVDPNGVRSALKNNADPTPVLKTELNVWHAQLRVPANEVAPHDTCTVLDKSAALLTDVLPLDNMQSVKWLGLAGHVPIASADANEVRMGPSSFSNAVLAAVFDMFTSIVGDRPDVDSDEQIAALARAKEIIDLCLIHKCNLAGSDARGMTVLHWCCALYDDKELVERLVAVGGTPTIKDKEGYTSIDVAAQYGHLNSFAGLNVREQEKKDGNLATAPTKDDLEKIDWSELEPCNDFISTHPSPSAAPPTAPASKPPSRLAMFFNVLLGRTSPLDNEH; this comes from the coding sequence ATGGATAAAAAATTCAACAAACACGAGACGCAAAAATTCATCAATGCAATCTTGGCTGTGGATCCAAATGGCGTGCGCAGCGCTTTAAAGAACAACGCGGACCCGACGCCTGTGTTGAAGACAGAATTGAACGTTTGGCATGCTCAATTGCGGGTGCCGGCCAACGAGGTGGCTCCACACGACACGTGCACTGTGCTGGACAAAAGCGCCGCACTGCTCACAGACGTTCTGCCACTGGACAACATGCAATCCGTGAAGTGGCTGGGTTTGGCTGGACACGTACCGATCGCATCGGCGGACGCCAATGAAGTGCGTATGGGGCCAAGCTCGTTTTCCAATGCCGTACTGGCGGCGGTGTTTGACATGTTCACTTCCATCGTTGGGGATCGCCCCGACGTGGACTCAGACGAGCAAATTGCTGCACTGGCACGTGCCAAAGAAATCATTGATCTGTGTTTGATCCACAAGTGCAACCTGGCTGGGTCCGACGCCAGAGGCATGACCGTCTTGCATTGGTGCTGTGCTTTGTACGACGACAAAGAGCTTGTCGAACGGCTGGTGGCTGTGGGTGGCACGCCAACGATCAAAGACAAGGAGGGGTACACATCAATTGACGTTGCCGCGCAATACGGCCATCTCAACTCGTTTGCCGGTTTGAATGTTCGCGAGCAAGAAAAAAAAGACGGCAACCTTGCAACCGCTCCAACCAAAGACGATCTGGAAAAGATCGATTGGAGCGAGCTGGAGCCCTGCAACGACTTCATATCCACGCACCCCAGCCCATCTGCGGCCCCGCCCACAGCGCCAGCCAGCAAACCACCCAGCCGCTTGGCGATGTTCTTCAACGTTCTCCTGGGGCGGACCAGCCCTTTGGACAACGAACACTAA
- a CDS encoding fimbrial biogenesis chaperone — translation MIKSIVVALSLALVPLVSSAASVGPVFKVNTAGEKSGVLTISNDGPDRSYQITVDELTVEGGVSRRGPSEKIRFAPSIVTVKKGATQSIRYIKSDQVGREEFFRVSVAELPTPGEVGLIKLVKQDLAWIWRSPSAKANLTGRWVADQFEVTNTGDASARLVSPSSGSATRSGLLGYVLPGETRKFALANFPHGVVSVEVNGQRQDIK, via the coding sequence ATGATTAAAAGCATTGTTGTGGCTTTATCTTTAGCACTTGTTCCGTTGGTGTCATCGGCCGCATCTGTTGGTCCGGTTTTCAAAGTCAACACCGCAGGGGAGAAAAGCGGGGTGTTGACGATATCCAACGATGGTCCTGATCGTTCGTATCAGATCACTGTTGACGAACTGACCGTTGAAGGCGGTGTGTCCCGCAGAGGGCCATCGGAGAAAATTCGTTTTGCGCCGTCGATTGTTACGGTGAAAAAGGGCGCCACCCAATCCATTCGTTACATCAAGTCCGACCAAGTTGGACGTGAAGAATTTTTCCGCGTGAGCGTGGCCGAACTTCCCACACCTGGGGAGGTTGGGTTAATCAAATTGGTCAAGCAAGACCTGGCGTGGATTTGGCGTTCGCCATCGGCCAAGGCCAATCTCACAGGTCGTTGGGTTGCGGATCAATTTGAGGTGACCAACACGGGTGACGCATCTGCACGTTTGGTGTCGCCGTCATCGGGATCCGCAACCCGCAGTGGCTTGCTGGGCTATGTCCTGCCCGGTGAAACACGCAAGTTCGCGCTTGCGAATTTCCCGCACGGCGTGGTGTCGGTTGAAGTCAACGGACAACGCCAGGACATCAAATGA
- a CDS encoding ankyrin repeat domain-containing protein: MENYNKRGKSVLGLAVCKGKLELLEKRLKLGVDPNSTYFKEGDCRSLVELAFNSKQMESLELLVRYGANANIVFSCGYAMVHYCTRFYEWQLEDILKMGVDPNTCASLRDGERPGHAALHMAVRQRDIKTMKLLISYGADVNLHCDYRGFTPLHAAFLFPESETINFLLDNGADLNALDDYGRMPEQIADTYYTNEAQKILGERMARKIMGQVEGGTPESAKQRRM, encoded by the coding sequence ATGGAGAACTATAACAAGCGGGGGAAGTCTGTCCTGGGGCTGGCTGTTTGTAAGGGAAAGCTGGAACTGCTTGAAAAGAGGTTGAAGCTCGGCGTTGACCCAAATTCAACATACTTCAAAGAAGGGGATTGCCGCAGTCTTGTGGAGCTGGCTTTCAATTCCAAGCAAATGGAGTCGCTGGAGCTTTTGGTTCGATATGGAGCGAATGCAAACATTGTATTTTCCTGTGGCTACGCAATGGTCCACTACTGCACCCGCTTTTATGAGTGGCAGCTTGAAGACATTCTCAAAATGGGTGTGGATCCAAACACGTGCGCGTCGTTGAGGGATGGTGAGCGCCCAGGTCACGCCGCTTTGCACATGGCAGTGAGGCAGAGGGACATCAAGACAATGAAGTTGCTGATTTCGTACGGAGCTGATGTCAACTTGCATTGCGACTATCGCGGTTTTACCCCGTTGCATGCTGCGTTCTTGTTTCCTGAAAGCGAGACAATCAACTTTCTTTTGGACAACGGCGCGGATTTGAATGCGCTGGATGACTACGGACGCATGCCGGAACAGATTGCGGACACGTATTACACAAATGAGGCGCAAAAAATCTTGGGCGAGCGAATGGCGCGGAAAATCATGGGGCAGGTTGAGGGGGGGACTCCTGAAAGCGCAAAACAGCGGCGGATGTAA
- a CDS encoding glycine zipper 2TM domain-containing protein, whose translation MRTTLISIAVALSLMSGVAVAGSKTSSQNFGRDQALSQRNIQEGVVLMVREVRIEDRSKVNTGTFVGGAVGTAIGDRTSRKNRDTRNVARVVGAAGGALIGGATQRAVSGHKGYEIVIRTQDRRGRSEVISIVQDADVSVRQGQSVLISGSGRDVRVVPIPDAPISSL comes from the coding sequence ATGCGCACAACTTTAATTTCAATTGCGGTGGCTTTAAGTTTAATGTCGGGAGTTGCAGTGGCTGGATCCAAGACTTCATCGCAGAATTTCGGACGCGATCAGGCGTTGTCCCAACGAAACATCCAAGAGGGGGTGGTTCTCATGGTTCGTGAGGTGCGGATTGAAGACCGCTCTAAGGTGAACACCGGAACGTTTGTTGGTGGTGCGGTAGGAACCGCGATCGGTGACCGCACAAGCCGCAAGAACCGCGACACACGCAATGTTGCACGTGTGGTTGGTGCAGCCGGTGGGGCGTTGATTGGAGGCGCCACACAGCGCGCTGTAAGCGGGCACAAAGGCTATGAAATCGTGATCCGCACACAGGACCGCCGTGGACGTTCTGAAGTCATCTCTATTGTCCAGGATGCGGATGTCAGCGTGCGCCAAGGCCAAAGTGTCCTCATCAGCGGCAGTGGTCGGGATGTACGTGTCGTTCCGATACCAGACGCTCCAATTAGCTCGCTTTGA
- a CDS encoding ArdC family protein: protein MSKQDEARSIAAEYIIEQMQQGVIPWRRDWKQHSSTGAFGSLPYNYARGNTYHGSNVMMLMMAQAARGFQSNGWLTFNQAKALGGTVRKGEKSSKVVRVINVSDKQGNPVLDENGRQKIALITSAVFNSEQCDGLPIREAKIPKPVEWSHEQAERLMKDSGVTYRYGGNAAYYTVAHDYVQLPPKEQFRTMEGFYATALHETGHASAHPTRLGRDLSGKFGSEKYAKEELIAECFSLIVADRLGLSVDQDYDPGNHIAYLQSWIKVLKNDHSLIFSAFAEAEKIATYYNVKEYTRKAFEMERDEDEVRPSSEESPKPTIQVVRRPQKTEMEVA from the coding sequence ATGAGTAAGCAAGACGAAGCACGAAGCATTGCCGCTGAATACATCATCGAGCAAATGCAACAGGGTGTGATCCCCTGGCGACGCGATTGGAAACAGCACAGTTCGACAGGAGCATTTGGAAGCCTGCCCTACAACTACGCCCGAGGAAACACCTACCACGGCAGCAACGTGATGATGCTGATGATGGCCCAGGCGGCGCGCGGCTTCCAAAGCAACGGGTGGTTGACCTTCAACCAGGCCAAAGCCCTGGGCGGCACGGTACGCAAAGGAGAGAAGTCGTCAAAGGTTGTACGAGTCATCAATGTATCTGACAAGCAGGGCAACCCCGTTCTTGACGAGAACGGGCGGCAGAAAATTGCACTGATTACATCGGCGGTGTTCAACAGCGAACAGTGCGATGGCTTGCCCATACGCGAGGCGAAAATACCCAAGCCGGTGGAGTGGAGTCACGAGCAAGCCGAGCGTCTGATGAAAGACAGCGGGGTTACCTACCGCTACGGCGGCAACGCGGCGTACTACACCGTCGCTCACGACTACGTGCAACTGCCGCCCAAAGAGCAGTTCCGCACGATGGAGGGGTTCTACGCCACCGCGTTGCATGAGACGGGACACGCCAGCGCTCACCCCACACGATTGGGGCGCGATCTAAGCGGCAAGTTTGGTTCGGAGAAGTACGCAAAAGAAGAGTTGATCGCAGAATGCTTTTCTCTGATCGTGGCCGACCGTTTGGGTTTGTCTGTCGATCAAGACTATGACCCAGGCAACCACATTGCTTACTTGCAGTCGTGGATCAAGGTTCTGAAAAACGACCACTCTTTGATCTTCTCGGCGTTTGCCGAGGCCGAAAAGATCGCGACGTACTACAACGTCAAAGAGTACACGCGCAAAGCCTTTGAAATGGAGCGCGACGAAGACGAAGTGCGACCATCCAGTGAAGAGTCTCCCAAGCCCACCATTCAAGTCGTGCGCCGTCCACAGAAGACTGAAATGGAGGTGGCGTGA
- a CDS encoding helix-turn-helix domain-containing protein produces MAKVDEQQRQALAQAPGDLHLTAAQAAVLMQVSTKTLQRLRNQGMPPPPIGERPARTDERWSTTPVRYRKSDVDAWLQHPVMPSVQLHAFQMANGVIADHASILDDNTVVGCIFDLLTECAWGSTDMMIEAQESLLDEQRQQREVVQERIALHERNVLTQALR; encoded by the coding sequence ATGGCCAAAGTTGACGAACAGCAGCGCCAAGCGTTGGCCCAAGCGCCTGGGGATCTGCACCTCACCGCTGCACAAGCCGCTGTGTTGATGCAGGTCAGCACCAAGACGTTGCAGCGCCTGCGCAACCAAGGGATGCCGCCACCGCCCATTGGAGAGCGTCCAGCACGCACCGACGAGCGATGGTCAACCACCCCTGTGCGCTACCGCAAAAGTGATGTGGACGCATGGCTCCAACATCCCGTAATGCCCAGCGTGCAATTGCATGCGTTCCAGATGGCAAACGGCGTCATCGCTGACCACGCCAGCATTTTGGACGACAACACGGTTGTCGGCTGCATTTTTGACTTGCTCACGGAGTGTGCGTGGGGCAGCACAGACATGATGATTGAAGCGCAAGAGTCGTTGTTGGATGAGCAGCGGCAGCAACGCGAAGTGGTGCAAGAGCGTATTGCCTTGCACGAAAGAAACGTCCTCACACAAGCACTGAGATAG